One Tachysurus fulvidraco isolate hzauxx_2018 chromosome 2, HZAU_PFXX_2.0, whole genome shotgun sequence DNA segment encodes these proteins:
- the traf3ip2b gene encoding E3 ubiquitin ligase TRAF3IP2 isoform X2: MAHHSHHQNSLNCPEENDETWSAEVQSGLLLTPKTSLDHSIALSRVVEGQTFSHQHNPIGPSLTQSCVKLTQPDQLTRPCQQALYPNQFNTNRKGLETHHGWHYPSYHSRRPGECQTSSLPPYLPSTDYHTYLSSGYELPSWHHSYPGTYSSSLNSLEQPGSLHSFIASGSSVHTNQVMPFPGLHCEYNGQVPLHIDPQEHLISRPVYRLSHRQKDPELLGYTHTGNTKSGAVSYTPGQNSLCSTPLSQEQRKVFVTYEVDSEDHLKEVIKFVALLRNNGFDTHIDVFEQQLYSVSKIDCMERYLNEKDYLIIMVISLKYFETVTGAGVSVDCDERTSNTVYIHKQLQSEFIQNGCRNFRVVPVIFPGAKKNTHLYSWPRDRDDILRRLMRVEKYNPPPIGPLPTIFSKPI, encoded by the exons ATGGCTCATCACAGTCACCATCAAAATTCATTAAACTGTCCTGAGGAAAACGATGAGACATGGAGTGCGGAAGTCCAGTCTGGGCTTCTACTGACTCCAAAAACCTCTCTCGATCACTCCATTGCCCTAAGCAGGGTAGTGGAAGGACAGACATTTAGCCACCAACACAACCCTATAGGACCCAGTCTTACCCAGTCCTGTGTAAAACTGACCCAGCCTGATCAATTAACCAGACCCTGCCAGCAGGCATTGTACCCAAACCAGTTTAATACTAATAGAAAAGGTCTGGAGACTCATCATGGCTGGCACTACCCAAGCTACCATAGCCGAAGACCTGGTGAATGTCAAACGAGTAGTCTACCACCGTATTTGCCCTCTACTGATTACCACACTTACTTGAGTTCTGGCTATGAATTACCCAGTTGGCATCACTCCTACCCAGGTACATACAGCTCCAGCCTTAACAGCCTGGAACAGCCTGGTTCGCTGCACTCTTTTATCGCATCTGGATCTTCTGTACACACCAACCAGGTGATGCCTTTCCCTGGCCTCCACTGTGAGTACAATGGACAAGTTCCACTCCACATAGACCCTCAGGAACATCTCATCTCCAGGCCTGTATATCGGCTGTCCCACAGACAAAAAG ATCCTGAGCTATTAGGATATACACATACAGGTAACACAAAAAG TGGTGCTGTTTCTTACACACCTGGGCAAAACAGTCTCTGCAGCACACCGCTTTCCCAGGAACAGA GAAAAGTGTTTGTCACATATGAGGTGGACAGCGAAGATCATCTTAAAGAGGTCATCAAGTTTGTGGCCTTGTTAAGAAACAACGGCTTTGACACGCAT ATTGATGTTTTTGAACAGCAGCTCTACAGCGTCAGTAAGATTGACTGCATGGAAAGATATCTCAATGAG AAAGATTACCTGATTATCATGGTTATAAGTCTGAAGTATTTTGAGACAGTAACCGGTGCTGGTGTGAGTGTGGACTGTGATGAGAGGACCTCAAACACTGTGTACATCCACAAGCAG CTTCAGAGTGAATTCATTCAGAATGGCTGTAGGAACTTCAGGGTCGTTCCTGTGATTTTTCCTGGAGCTAAAAAG aacacacacctgtacagctGGCCCAGGGACCGGGACGATATTCTACGGCGGCTCATGCGGGTGGAGAAGTACAACCCCCCACCTATCGGCCCACTACCCACCATCTTCTCCAAGCCCATCTAA
- the traf3ip2b gene encoding E3 ubiquitin ligase TRAF3IP2 isoform X1 codes for MAHHSHHQNSLNCPEENDETWSAEVQSGLLLTPKTSLDHSIALSRVVEGQTFSHQHNPIGPSLTQSCVKLTQPDQLTRPCQQALYPNQFNTNRKGLETHHGWHYPSYHSRRPGECQTSSLPPYLPSTDYHTYLSSGYELPSWHHSYPGTYSSSLNSLEQPGSLHSFIASGSSVHTNQVMPFPGLHCEYNGQVPLHIDPQEHLISRPVYRLSHRQKDPELLGYTHTGNTKSGAVSYTPGQNSLCSTPLSQEQRKVFVTYEVDSEDHLKEVIKFVALLRNNGFDTHIDVFEQQLYSVSKIDCMERYLNEKDYLIIMVISLKYFETVTGAGVSVDCDERTSNTVYIHKQLQSEFIQNGCRNFRVVPVIFPGAKKSYVPLWLQNTHLYSWPRDRDDILRRLMRVEKYNPPPIGPLPTIFSKPI; via the exons ATGGCTCATCACAGTCACCATCAAAATTCATTAAACTGTCCTGAGGAAAACGATGAGACATGGAGTGCGGAAGTCCAGTCTGGGCTTCTACTGACTCCAAAAACCTCTCTCGATCACTCCATTGCCCTAAGCAGGGTAGTGGAAGGACAGACATTTAGCCACCAACACAACCCTATAGGACCCAGTCTTACCCAGTCCTGTGTAAAACTGACCCAGCCTGATCAATTAACCAGACCCTGCCAGCAGGCATTGTACCCAAACCAGTTTAATACTAATAGAAAAGGTCTGGAGACTCATCATGGCTGGCACTACCCAAGCTACCATAGCCGAAGACCTGGTGAATGTCAAACGAGTAGTCTACCACCGTATTTGCCCTCTACTGATTACCACACTTACTTGAGTTCTGGCTATGAATTACCCAGTTGGCATCACTCCTACCCAGGTACATACAGCTCCAGCCTTAACAGCCTGGAACAGCCTGGTTCGCTGCACTCTTTTATCGCATCTGGATCTTCTGTACACACCAACCAGGTGATGCCTTTCCCTGGCCTCCACTGTGAGTACAATGGACAAGTTCCACTCCACATAGACCCTCAGGAACATCTCATCTCCAGGCCTGTATATCGGCTGTCCCACAGACAAAAAG ATCCTGAGCTATTAGGATATACACATACAGGTAACACAAAAAG TGGTGCTGTTTCTTACACACCTGGGCAAAACAGTCTCTGCAGCACACCGCTTTCCCAGGAACAGA GAAAAGTGTTTGTCACATATGAGGTGGACAGCGAAGATCATCTTAAAGAGGTCATCAAGTTTGTGGCCTTGTTAAGAAACAACGGCTTTGACACGCAT ATTGATGTTTTTGAACAGCAGCTCTACAGCGTCAGTAAGATTGACTGCATGGAAAGATATCTCAATGAG AAAGATTACCTGATTATCATGGTTATAAGTCTGAAGTATTTTGAGACAGTAACCGGTGCTGGTGTGAGTGTGGACTGTGATGAGAGGACCTCAAACACTGTGTACATCCACAAGCAG CTTCAGAGTGAATTCATTCAGAATGGCTGTAGGAACTTCAGGGTCGTTCCTGTGATTTTTCCTGGAGCTAAAAAG AGTTACGTTCCCCTTTGGCTGcagaacacacacctgtacagctGGCCCAGGGACCGGGACGATATTCTACGGCGGCTCATGCGGGTGGAGAAGTACAACCCCCCACCTATCGGCCCACTACCCACCATCTTCTCCAAGCCCATCTAA
- the clcn4 gene encoding H(+)/Cl(-) exchange transporter 4, giving the protein MAEAEVISNATSTEEMNGAGNLMDFLDEPIPDVGTYEDFHTIDWLREKSRDTDRHRKIRNKRKESIWELVKSLLDAWSGWVVMLLIGLLSGTLAGVIDLAVDWMTDLKEGVCLSAFWYSHEQCCWTSNETTFADRDKCPQWQKWAELMTGHTEGAGVYVLNYFLYVLWALFFSFLAVSLVRVFAPYACGSGIPEIKTILSGFIIRGYLGKWTLLIKTVTLVLAVSSGLSLGKEGPLVHVACCCGNLFCSLFSKYSKNEGKRREVLSAAAAAGVSVAFGAPIGGVLFSLEEVSYYFPLKTLWRSFFAALVAAFTLRSINPFGNNRLVLFYVEYHTPWYMAELVPFILLGVFGGLWGTLFIRGNIAWCRRRKTTRLGKYPVLEVIVVTGITAILAFPNPYTRRSTSELISELFNDCGALESSQLCDYINNPNMSRPEDDIPDRPAGPGVYTALWQLALALIFKIVITIFTFGMKIPSGLFIPSMAVGAIAGRIVGIAVEQMAYHHHEWIIFKNWCRPGADCVTPGLYAMVGAAACLGGVTRMTVSLVVIMFELTGGLEYIVPLMAAAVTSKWVADAFSKEGIYEAHIRLNGYPYLDQDEFTHRTLATDVMRPRRNEPPLSVLTQDSTTVEDVEMLIKETDYNGFPVVVSRESERLIGFVQRRDLTLAIKTARQKQDGVVSNSVVYFTEDAPQLPASNPQPLKLRRILNLSPFTVTDHTPMETVVDIFRKLGLRQCLVTRSGRLLGIITKKDVLRHMAQMMNQDPESIMFN; this is encoded by the exons GGCAGAAG TGATCAGCAATGCCACCAGCACGGAGGAGATGAACGGGGCTGGGAACCTGATGGACTTCCTTGATGAACCTATTCCTGATGTTGGCACATATGAAGATTTCCACACCATTGACTGGCTCAGGGAGAAATCCAGAGACACTGACCGCCACAGGAAG ATTCGAAACAAGCGGAAGGAATCTATCTGGGAGCTTGTAAAGAGCCTGCTGGATGCCTGGTCAGGATGGGTGGTCATGCTGCTTATCGGACTACTATCAG GCACTTTGGCTGGAGTCATAGACCTTGCTGTGGACTGGATGACAGACCTTAAGGAGGGagtttgtctgtctgcattCTGGTACAGCCATGAGCAGTGCTGCTGGACATCCAATGAGACTACATTTGCCGACAGGGACAAATGTCCTCAGTGGCAGAAATGGGCTGAGTTGATGACAGGACACACTGAG GGTGCTGGAGTATATGTGTTGAATTACTTCCTGTATGTGCTATGGGCactcttcttctcctttctgGCTGTGTCTTTGGTACGAGTTTTTGCTCCCTATGCCTGTGGATCAGGAATTCCAGAG attaAGACAATCCTAAGTGGGTTCATAATCCGAGGTTACCTGGGGAAGTGGACCCTGCTGATTAAGACAGTCACTCTGGTGTTGGCCGTGTCGTCTGGTCTGAGTCTGGGAAAGGAAGGACCACTGGTGCACGTGGCCTGCTGCTGTGGGAACCTCTTCTGCAGCCTTTTCTCCAAATACAGCAAGAACGAAGGCAAACGTAGAGAG GTTTTATCGGCTGCTGCGGCTGCTGGAGTATCTGTGGCGTTTGGTGCTCCAATAGGTGGAGTGCTTTTCAGCTTAGAAGAG GTTAGTTATTACTTCCCTCTTAAGACACTGTGGCGCTCGTTCTTCGCTGCACTGGTTGCTGCCTTCACGCTGCGCTCCATCAACCCGTTCGGCAACAATCGCCTGGTGCTATTCTACGTGGAGTATCACACACCGTGGTACATGGCAGAGCTAGTTCCCTTCATCTTGCTTGGAGTATTTGGGGGCCTCTGGGGCACCCTGTTTATCCGGGGCAACATTGCCTGGTGTCGCCGCAGGAAGACCACTCGTCTCGGCAAGTACCCTGTCTTGGAGGTAATTGTGGTGACGGGCATTACAGCCATCTTGGCTTTCCCTAACCCGTACACACGTCGCAGCACCAGTGAGCTAATCTCAGAGTTGTTTAATGACTGTGGTGCTCTCGAGTCCTCCCAACTATGCGATTACATCAATAACCCCAATATGAGTCGTCCTGAGGATGACATACCAGACAGACCGGCCGGACCAGGGGTGTACACCGCTCTCTGGCAGTTGGCGCTAGCATTAATCTTTAAGATAGTCATCACCATCTTTACTTTTGGCATGAAG ATCCCGTCAGGGTTGTTCATCCCCAGTATGGCGGTTGGAGCTATTGCTGGAAGGATAGTGGGCATTGCAGTGGAGCAGATGGCCTACCACCACCACGAATGGATCATCTTCAAGAACTGGTGTCGCCCTGGTGCAGACTGTGTCACCCCCGGGCTGTATGCCATGGTGGGGGCCGCAGCCTGTCTTG GTGGAGTCACTCGGATGACAGTGTCTCTGGTGGTCATCATGTTCGAGCTGACTGGCGGGTTAGAGTACATTGTTCCTCTAATGGCCGCCGCTGTTACAAGTAAGTGGGTGGCGGATGCGTTCAGTAAAGAGGGAATTTATGAGGCACACATCCGTCTGAATGGTTACCCGTACCTGGATCAGGACGAGTTCACACACCGCACCCTGGCCACCGATGTGATGCGACCGCGCAGGAACGAGCCGCCACTCTCCGTCCTCACGCAGGACTCCACCACAGTGGAGGACGTCGAGATGCTCATCAAAGAGACGGACTATAACGGTTTCCCTGTGGTCGTCTCGCGTGAGTCCGAAAGACTCATCGGTTTTGTCCAGCGCAGGGATCTGACCCTGGCTATCA AGACTGCACGTCAGAAGCAGGATGGCGTGGTGAGTAACTCAGTGGTGTACTTCACCGAGGACGCACCACAGCTGCCAGCCTCAAACCCTCAGCCCCTGAAGCTGAGGCGCATCCTGAACCTGAGTCCTTTTACTGTCACTGACCACACACCTATGGAGACTGTGGTGGACATCTTCCGCAAGCTCGGCCTTCGCCAGTGCCTTGTCACTCGCAGCGG GCGGTTACTCGGCATCATCACTAAGAAAGATGTGCTACGACACATGGCCCAAATGATGAACCAGGACCCTGAGTCGATCATGTTCAACTAA
- the LOC113652402 gene encoding hydroxycarboxylic acid receptor 2-like, protein MSNSSVCCVFESPILDYVLPPLLIMEFIFGLTGNIFALCMFAFHVERWKPNSIYLANLAVADSVMLFFMPFRADYYIRGQDWIFGDAFCRIMLFLLAANRAASIFFLTAVAVDRYLKIVHPLHRINRMNLSYNMWVSAGLWTMVLLITTQLLGSPHLFSVGNRTQCESFNICFGNNPLSVWNNAFYVIQFCVPGSIIIFCTACITWQLKTKTMDTTGKIKKAVQFISVVAMVFLICFFPSTASRVAVWVLKAQYNECSHFSEANLAFYISICFTYLNSTLNPLVYYFSTPAFSGILQKLYRRLTGQKKEVPSCTAFSNKQIK, encoded by the coding sequence ATGTCGAACTCCtcagtttgttgtgtgtttgagtccCCTATTTTGGACTACGTCCTCCCCCCTTTACTTATCATGGAGTTCATTTTTGGCCTCACAGGTAACATTTTTGCCCTCTGCATGTTCGCCTTCCATGTGGAGCGCTGGAAACCAAACTCCATCTACCTGGCAAATCTGGCCGTGGCTGATTCAGTGATGCTCTTCTTCATGCCGTTCAGAGCCGACTACTACATCAGAGGCCAGGACTGGATCTTCGGAGATGCGTTCTGCCGCATCATGCTCTTCCTCCTGGCAGCCAACAGGGCAGCTAGCATCTTCTTCCTCACCGCTGTGGCTGTGGACCGTTACCTAAAGATTGTGCACCCATTACACCGCATAAATCGGATGAATCTGAGCTACAACATGTGGGTCTCTGCAGGCCTTTGGACTATGGTTTTACTTATTACAACTCAGTTGCTGGGCTCGCCACACTTGTTCAGCGTCGGCAATCGCACTCAATGTGAGAGCTTCAACATATGCTTTGGGAACAATCCACTATCAGTTTGGAACAATGCCTTTTATGTGATCCAGTTCTGCGTGCCAGGCAGCATCATCATCTTCTGCACAGCCTGCATTACATGGCAATTGAAAACCAAGACCATGGACACCACAGGCAAAATCAAGAAAGCAGTCCAGTTCATTTCCGTCGTTGCCATGGTCTTCCTTATCTGCTTCTTTCCAAGCACTGCTTCACGAGTTGCGGTTTGGGTCCTGAAGGCCCAGTACAATGAGTGTTCACACTTCAGTGAGGCAAATCTGGCATTTTATATTTCAATCTGCTTCACCTATTTGAATAGTACACTAAATCCTCTGGTTTACTACTTTTCCACTCCTGCATTCAGTGGCATCTTACAGAAACTTTACAGAAGACTCACAGGACAAAAGAAAGAGGTGCCCTCATGTACAGCCTTTAGTAACAAACAAATTAAGTAg